In a genomic window of Flavobacterium lipolyticum:
- a CDS encoding TonB-dependent receptor plug domain-containing protein → MKKAPFLIAFFGVITAYSQQIADTTEPKKLKEIHIITERYSKSTQDIKHISQKEIEFQKNQNTADLLTNTGTVAVQKSQQGGGSPVLRGFEANKILLLIDGIRMNNLIYRAGHLQNIITVDENSLEQIDVLFGPSSTIFGSDALGGAINMRTKNPMFLSQTDNKVFSGNAMVRYNSANKGSTQYFDLNFAGKRWSSLSSFSYNDYGDLRMGSNPKGKNESFGERPQYVETSNNVDYLVQNKNPLIQKFSGYKQYNAMQKIFFRQDEYTQHSLNLQYSSSSDVPRYDRLTDPSGSGLKYAVWNYGPQKRFLSAYKFSKQKALFESDMNLGVSYQNIEESRISRKFNDNKTKSQVEKVNVFAFNADFRKKLDKGDFLYGTEFFYDNLNSTANSSNRITGMVSPTDTRYPNGINHTFRADVFATYNEKINETTFYNLGIRTGYSSLKSTIADNSFFKLPYDMIEQHNFTYSGTVGIAKNIKSTKLVFNLASGYRVPNVDDLGKLFESVPGTLIVPNPNIAPEKSVTTDFTVAFGQGKRIQFDNTVYCTRLFDAIVTDHFLYNGQNSVLYEGVQSEVFAMQNKGNAYVGGFSSTLKMVITKPLRIYGMVTFTKGEIMDRAGNTPLDHIAPIYGKAGLKYENKIMLLDFYTLFNGKKDISDYSSNGEDNQKYAPKGGTPAWQTINFKTTFNVNKNLSVYAGIENILDLQYRVFASGINASGRNLSVAAKYHF, encoded by the coding sequence ATGAAAAAAGCCCCCTTTTTAATAGCATTCTTTGGTGTTATTACAGCTTACTCACAACAAATTGCCGACACTACAGAGCCGAAAAAATTAAAAGAAATACATATCATTACAGAACGTTACTCCAAGTCGACGCAGGATATTAAACACATTTCGCAAAAGGAGATAGAGTTTCAAAAAAACCAAAACACTGCCGATTTACTAACCAACACAGGTACAGTAGCTGTTCAGAAATCGCAACAAGGAGGAGGAAGTCCCGTATTAAGAGGTTTTGAAGCCAATAAGATCCTGCTTCTGATAGATGGAATTAGAATGAACAACCTTATTTACAGAGCCGGACACTTACAGAATATAATTACGGTTGATGAAAACTCGTTGGAACAGATTGATGTTCTTTTTGGACCTTCATCAACTATTTTTGGGAGCGATGCGTTGGGTGGTGCCATCAATATGAGAACCAAAAACCCCATGTTTCTGTCCCAAACGGATAACAAAGTGTTTTCAGGAAATGCAATGGTAAGATACAACAGTGCCAATAAGGGATCAACACAGTATTTTGATCTTAATTTTGCAGGTAAAAGATGGAGCTCTCTATCCTCTTTCTCGTATAATGATTACGGCGATTTGAGAATGGGAAGTAATCCTAAAGGAAAGAATGAATCTTTTGGCGAGCGTCCTCAATATGTTGAAACTTCAAACAATGTAGACTATTTGGTACAGAACAAGAATCCGCTCATACAGAAGTTTTCCGGATATAAGCAATACAATGCCATGCAAAAGATATTTTTTCGACAGGATGAATATACGCAGCACAGCTTAAATCTACAATATTCGTCTTCTTCAGATGTGCCAAGATATGACCGTCTTACCGATCCATCAGGTTCGGGGCTGAAATATGCTGTTTGGAATTATGGCCCACAAAAAAGATTTCTTTCGGCTTATAAATTTTCGAAACAAAAGGCCTTGTTCGAAAGTGATATGAATCTTGGAGTGAGTTATCAAAACATTGAAGAAAGCAGAATCTCCAGAAAATTTAACGATAACAAAACTAAAAGTCAGGTCGAAAAAGTAAATGTATTTGCTTTTAACGCAGATTTCAGAAAGAAACTAGACAAGGGTGATTTTCTTTACGGAACCGAATTTTTTTATGATAATCTCAATTCGACTGCTAACAGTTCAAACCGCATCACTGGCATGGTGTCTCCAACAGACACTCGTTACCCAAACGGCATAAATCATACCTTTAGAGCAGATGTTTTTGCAACTTATAATGAAAAAATAAACGAAACTACTTTCTATAATTTGGGCATTCGTACAGGTTACTCTTCCTTAAAAAGCACTATTGCCGATAATTCATTTTTCAAACTTCCTTATGACATGATCGAGCAGCATAACTTCACTTATAGCGGTACTGTCGGAATTGCAAAGAATATTAAGAGTACTAAATTGGTTTTCAATTTGGCTTCGGGTTACAGAGTTCCAAATGTGGATGATTTAGGAAAACTTTTCGAATCAGTGCCTGGAACCTTGATTGTACCCAATCCGAATATTGCTCCTGAAAAATCAGTAACAACCGATTTTACTGTAGCATTTGGGCAGGGAAAGAGAATTCAGTTTGACAATACGGTTTATTGTACCCGCCTTTTTGATGCCATTGTTACCGATCATTTTTTGTATAATGGACAAAATTCTGTCCTTTACGAAGGAGTGCAAAGCGAGGTGTTTGCCATGCAAAACAAAGGAAATGCTTATGTAGGCGGTTTTTCTTCCACCCTGAAAATGGTTATCACAAAACCACTGAGAATTTATGGTATGGTAACGTTTACCAAAGGAGAAATAATGGATCGTGCGGGGAATACTCCATTAGATCATATCGCTCCAATCTACGGAAAAGCAGGATTGAAATATGAAAATAAAATAATGCTTCTGGATTTCTATACATTGTTTAATGGCAAGAAAGATATTAGTGATTATTCTTCAAATGGTGAGGACAACCAAAAATATGCTCCTAAAGGAGGTACGCCGGCATGGCAAACCATCAATTTTAAAACAACCTTTAATGTCAATAAGAATCTGTCGGTTTATGCCGGAATTGAAAATATTTTAGACCTACAGTACCGCGTTTTTGCATCGGGTATCAATGCATCGGGTAGAAATCTATCTGTAGCAGCAAAATACCACTTCTAA
- a CDS encoding outer membrane beta-barrel protein translates to MKKSIIVCAIFLTFGTTVVKAQEISKHEINLTYSDGIPVSFADGFSNALSSAILGQKLNSETTSSGNFGLGYRYQITERIRVGGDVAFQQEQTKQSDKNYKPIATRTNRYFMAMPTISFSYIKTEWLDFYGSAAAGVIVDNYTNAETGKAAVKDNTTDFAFQVNPAGLRVGKKFGGFVEAGFGYRGIISAGLNYKF, encoded by the coding sequence ATGAAAAAGTCGATTATTGTATGCGCAATTTTTTTAACATTCGGTACAACCGTAGTAAAAGCACAAGAAATCAGTAAGCATGAAATAAATCTAACCTATAGCGATGGTATACCAGTGTCCTTTGCAGATGGTTTTTCAAATGCATTATCTTCTGCAATTTTGGGGCAAAAATTAAATTCTGAGACGACCTCTTCCGGAAATTTTGGTTTGGGATATCGATATCAGATCACTGAACGAATAAGAGTAGGTGGTGATGTCGCTTTTCAACAGGAACAAACCAAACAAAGCGACAAAAATTACAAACCTATTGCTACGAGAACCAATCGCTATTTTATGGCAATGCCAACAATATCGTTTAGTTACATAAAAACAGAGTGGTTGGATTTTTACGGTTCCGCTGCTGCAGGTGTTATTGTGGACAACTATACCAATGCAGAAACGGGAAAAGCAGCCGTTAAAGATAATACTACTGATTTTGCTTTTCAGGTTAATCCTGCAGGCCTTCGCGTAGGTAAAAAATTTGGGGGATTTGTGGAAGCAGGATTTGGATATAGAGGAATTATTAGTGCCGGTCTCAATTATAAATTTTAA
- a CDS encoding RNA polymerase sigma-70 factor gives MNEDLKHFKQLFSELYQPLCNHAYKYLQDRDESEDVVQELMIKIWETRKDLLSEKSLKYYLYIAVKNRCISILRKKIYMLDIDEMSTDIAEEIPETKPLPDTNQLIEDAFNGISPKCLEIFKLSRIEKLSYKQIAEKLEISIKTVENQMGKAIRHIREFVKQHPNLILFFKIWYFSYYIVGVLKEFVFYLKEV, from the coding sequence ATGAATGAGGACCTAAAGCATTTTAAACAATTGTTCAGCGAGCTTTATCAGCCCTTATGCAATCATGCTTATAAATATCTTCAGGACAGGGACGAAAGCGAAGATGTAGTACAGGAACTGATGATTAAAATATGGGAAACCCGCAAGGATTTACTTTCTGAAAAGAGCCTCAAATATTACCTGTATATAGCTGTTAAGAACCGGTGTATATCCATTTTGAGAAAAAAAATCTATATGCTTGACATTGACGAAATGTCTACCGATATTGCCGAAGAAATTCCCGAAACGAAACCCTTACCAGATACGAACCAGCTTATAGAAGATGCATTTAATGGAATTTCACCAAAATGTCTTGAAATTTTCAAACTGAGTCGTATTGAAAAATTAAGCTATAAACAAATTGCAGAGAAATTAGAAATATCCATAAAAACAGTAGAAAATCAGATGGGCAAAGCCATCCGACATATACGGGAGTTTGTCAAACAGCATCCCAACTTAATTCTTTTCTTTAAAATATGGTATTTTAGTTATTATATAGTGGGGGTTTTAAAAGAATTTGTGTTTTATTTAAAAGAGGTATAA
- a CDS encoding FecR family protein, whose amino-acid sequence MDNQDINVLLAKHFSGETTPEEEAVLLNWIKNNPDEYISLKIFFAESQPLDSPQLFETANAWNRIAPNLSSTKPTVFQLYKKYLYATAVAAVFILISTFAFLYANAEITVQTANGQVKSIELSDGSLVTLNDNSSITYRRFLWNNRTVSLNGEAFFEVKHDESKPFSVNTSTLAVKVLGTSFVVTTTEKEKSVAVITGKVKVTATPTNQTVVLEKKQAAHYTSNRLIKSDTADKNLLSWKTKSLSFENTPLQKAFEDIENCYHIKIQVDGKISDSCTVTTNFKNESIKEILEEFRLLFGLSYTQKGNTVWVKNISCEK is encoded by the coding sequence ATGGACAACCAAGATATCAATGTATTATTAGCAAAGCATTTTTCAGGAGAAACTACACCTGAGGAAGAAGCTGTATTACTGAATTGGATAAAAAACAATCCTGATGAATATATCTCGCTTAAGATTTTTTTTGCAGAAAGTCAGCCATTAGACTCTCCTCAGTTATTTGAAACCGCTAATGCCTGGAACCGTATAGCTCCAAATTTATCATCCACGAAGCCAACCGTATTTCAGTTGTACAAAAAATACCTATACGCAACAGCCGTTGCAGCCGTTTTTATTTTAATAAGCACGTTCGCTTTCTTGTATGCAAATGCCGAGATAACCGTTCAAACCGCTAACGGACAGGTAAAAAGTATCGAATTGAGTGATGGTTCTTTAGTTACGCTGAATGATAACTCAAGTATTACTTATAGAAGATTCCTATGGAACAACCGTACTGTCAGCTTAAATGGGGAAGCTTTTTTTGAAGTAAAACACGACGAGAGCAAGCCTTTTTCTGTAAATACGAGCACACTAGCCGTAAAAGTTTTAGGAACCTCTTTTGTTGTAACAACAACAGAAAAGGAGAAATCGGTAGCAGTGATTACAGGAAAAGTTAAGGTTACCGCCACTCCTACTAACCAAACAGTGGTTTTGGAGAAAAAACAGGCAGCTCATTATACCTCCAACAGATTAATTAAAAGTGACACAGCCGACAAAAACTTACTCTCCTGGAAAACAAAGTCTCTTTCTTTCGAAAATACTCCGCTTCAAAAAGCCTTTGAGGATATTGAAAATTGCTATCATATTAAAATACAGGTGGACGGAAAAATCTCTGATTCCTGTACTGTCACTACAAATTTCAAGAACGAATCCATAAAAGAAATATTGGAAGAATTCCGTTTATTGTTTGGGCTTAGTTATACCCAAAAAGGCAATACTGTTTGGGTGAAAAACATATCCTGTGAAAAGTAA